Within Meles meles chromosome 19, mMelMel3.1 paternal haplotype, whole genome shotgun sequence, the genomic segment TACATCTTCATCgatacctattgtttcttgtgttgttaattttagccattctgacaggtgcaagGTGGTGTCTTCTCCTGGTTTTGATTTATagttccctgatggttagtgatgttgagcatcttttcatgtgtctgttagtcatttgtgtgtcttctatttttttttaagattttatttatttatttcacagacagagatcacaagtaggcagagaggcaggcagagagaggaaaggaagcaggttccctgctgagcagagagcccaatgcagggctcgatcccaggaccctgggatcgtgacctgagctgaaggcagaggatttaacccactgagccacccaggcaccccatctgtgtgtcttctttgggaaaaagttTATTCATgctctctgcccatttcttaacatgattatttattttcttgggtgttgagtttgataagttatttatagattttgggtttttaaaagagattttatttatttatttgtcagagagtgagcaaaagcacggggagtagcaggcagaaggagaagcagactccccactgagaaaggaccCCAtcacaggacttgatcctgggaccctgggatcatgacgtgagccaaaggcagacacttattgactgagctacccaggtgttccagttctttatagattttgaatactatgcctttatcagatatatcatttgaaaatatcttctcccactctgtagttgcctttttttaaaagattttatttatttatttgacagacagagatttcaagtaggcagagaggcaggcagagagagagaggaggaagcaggctccctgctgagcagagaacccgatgcagggctcgatcccatgatcctgggatcatgatctgagccgaaggcagaggctttaacccactgagccacccaggcgcccctgtaattgcCTTTTGGTTTggttccttcactgtgcagaagctcttgatgaggtcccaatagttcatttttgcttttgttttctttgcctccGGGGACATGTCTAATAAGAAGATGCTGTGGCTacggtcaaagaggttgctgcctgtgttctcctctagaattctgatagtttattatcttacattcaggtctttcatccattttgggtctatttttgtttatggtgtaagaaagtggtccggtttcagtcttctgcatgttgccatccagttttcccaacaccatttgttgaagaaactgtcttttttccattggacattctttcctgctttgtcgaagattagttgaccatagagttgagggtccatttctggctctctattctgttccattgaggtatgtgtctgtttttgtgccagtaccatgctgtcttgatgatcagaGCTTTGCAATACAGCTTGAAGTGATgcctccagtttcatttttcttcttcagaattgctttagctattcagggtccTATAGACTGGGAATCTCCAGAAGTGTCTGCATCAACCTGTTTCCATCTCCTCACTGGAATCATTTGGACCCAGGGGTCCAGCACCTTGGGCTGGGTTAGAATTTGAGCCCTGAATTCACTGTGTTCATATAAAGAGGTTGCATAAATTATGACCTCAAGgcatttttattccttctcaTTTCCTGGATGTGGTTGGAACACAAAACCTGTAGGTCAtgtgagaggaaggaagggaagggttgGCCAAAGAGGCCACCCACATCCAGCTTCCCTCCCAGTCGTGGATGAGACCAGAGAGGGGCCCCCAAAGCAGCCAGCAGGGCCAGTATGATCCCtgaattcctctgtctcctctgctTTGGTAAGTCTCTTGGGCCCATCTACTGGGATTAGAGGTGAAGGTGGGTGGAGAAAGACGGGACGACTCGAAATGGGAAGAACAGCAGTAAGGTCTGCTTGTCTTCACTGATTCCTTCGGGTGTGTCAGAAACCGGGGGGAGTCTTGAGCCACATCTTATCGGTCAGATGTTCGCCAGTAGGCAAATACATTTCAGGCCATAACCCATCCTCTGCCTCTGTCATCCCTACtcacttaaaattttattgactCAATAtcgtaattttattttgttttatttgttttttcaatgtctttattttaaataagcacATTCATCTGAAGATGGGAATTTGATGCCAATagcttaaatttaaaaacataaaattcaaatgACAAGCCAGGGTCCCTTAGCAAAAAATAGGTTGGTGTAAACATATATGCAAATTAAAGGAGGAAGGCATTAGGACAGTCTAGCCATGGGTTGTTGGCCATCACATTTCTGAGCCCATGCCCAGCTACTTTCCTATCACGAAGGGCAGTTGGCCAGAGACAGATGTGTGAGAAGGCTGATCTCTAGCTTAAGGAATTCTTTGTTGTGCTCAAAGGAGTGGACATGATTGGAAAGGGTAATAGCTTTCTGATGCCTTGATCAATGCTATAAAATACTCCGTCACTGCATCCCGTGAAACCACCTGTAGGGCCCCATGGTTTGTATCCCGCCCCGAGAGAAATACCACTCTGACCCTTGCAAACAGTCCTGCGTGATAGGAATCAGGCCCGTGTTGATAAACGAGGACCCTGACACCGACAGTTCAGGGTTCCTGCTCAGGGCCGTGCAGTGAGTGAGCAGAAGCCTCAGAGTTCAAACCCAGGCCTGTCTGGATCCCAAGTCACTGCTGTTTCCACTTGGTCATAATGGGATATTAAGAATGAGGCATGGTGGGTCTTCAGAATGGGAAAGTCCCCGGGGTGAGTCAGCAAATGTCAGCTGGGAAAAGTATAAGGAGATGAAAGACGAGTGCTTCAAAATGTCAAGGGCACCAGCGAGCTGGGGGCATCTCAGGAGGTCAATCTGCTGGTGCTAAGAAAACCTGCTTCCCACAAATAGGGACAGCATCAGTCTTAGCATTATTGGGTCCCAGCGATGTGATTGATTTTCACAATAATCGCTGACCCTTAGATTCTAGGGTAACCAGTGGGGCTTTCGTTGCCTTTAGGCTGGTCTATGTGGTGAAATGAAGAAAGGACGGTATTTTAACTTTGAATCTTTCTACCAGCCTTGAAAAATCTGAGCCCTGCTTCAATTGGGACATCTCTTCAGTTGGCCAATGTGCTTTCTTGATTCTTACTGTGTTCCAGGATTGTTTAGACACTGGGGATGCTAAGGAGAACAGAATAGAGTAGCTTCCTTTCAGGTGTTGACGGGACAGTAAAGCCTTGTGTCTCCCAGGACGTGAGTACATAAACTCTCCTAAGAATTCAGGGGTTTGTGGACATCTGTGGAACCAGGGCAGGTCTtggggctgtgggaggagcaAGCTGCACAGGAGACCTTCTGGGAGAAGCGAGGAAGGAGCCGAGAGCAGAGCTGGAGCCACAGTCCAGTGTGGGGAAATGAGAAGCCCCAGATGCCTGACCTCCAGGGAGGCCCCGAGGGACAGGCTCTGGACAGGTGCTCATGGCTCATGGACGGTTCTCTTGCAGGGCTGTGTGCTGGCCAAGGAAGCAGGGGGACTGACGGTGAGTTCCTGCAGTCAcaccctccttctccttcactCCACACTCCCCGTAtcacttctctttccttcagGGGGTTTCCCGGGAGCAGACAAGGGCACCAAACCCCATCCTGATCTCTGCTTCCTTCCAGAGTCCCTTCCCAAGCCCTCCCTCAGAGCCTGGCCCAGCTCGGTGATGCCTCGCTCGGGTAACGTGACGCTGAGATGCCAGACTTCTACCAAGAATGTCAACTTTGTTCTCAGAAAGGGAAAAGTTCCTTTGGAGTCTGTGCAATCATGGATTTCCACCGATGGACTGGCTGAATTTCAGCTCACTGACCTACAAACCAACAGCGCTGGAGAGTACACCTGTGACTACTATAGACGGGAGCCCCCCCACACACGTTCACAGCCCAGTGACGTCCTCCTACTACTGGTGACAGGTGAGGAGGGTGCCTCGGAGAAACACAGGGTCTTCCAGGGACAGGTGTGTGTGGAGGGACCGAGGGAGGGAGCGGTCAAGGGGAGACGGAGAGACACAGAACAGAAAGAGCCAGGGCTTGAAGGGGAAATCGCCTTCCCGCAGTCAGAGTGGAAGGAGGGTGAGACCAGGGATCTGTCACTTCCCCCACTTGGTGGGAACCCCTGCTGGGAGAACAAGAGTGGGTTGGGGACCCAGGGCTTCTCCCCATGACCTTGGAGCCCTCCTTCTCTTTCAGGAGATTTACCTAAACCTTCCCTGCAAGCCCACCAAAGGGGTGAGGTGACTGCAGGAGACACCGTGACCCTGCAGTGCCAGAGGCCAGACAATATTTTTGCGCCTGTAATGTTTGCTCTACTGAAGGCGGAAATGGCAGGGCCCATAAGGGTCCAGAGTCCAGTAGGGAAGGAGACGGACTTTTCCCTCCCGACTGTGACAGTCAATGATGCCGGGAACTACAGCTGTGTGTACTTTATGATGAAGGCTCCTTTCTTGACCTCACAGCCTAGCAGTCGTCTTGAAATCCGGGTGACAGGTGAGGCGACAGGTGCACGACTCTtagggcttttaaaaatttaacttatttCTTAATTAGGTTGTTTTTATTTGGACTATTTTACTGGCTTTCTCCAGTTTTGTTGACCTATAACTGATTTATAGCACTGTTAGTTTAAGgtgtgtgtcctttttttcctttttctttctttttttaaaccggAGAGCATTTCTTCTGTTACTTTTGGATTCCTGTTTCTCCTTCGCTTTCCCGATCATCTCCTTTTTAAACCTCTCCTTTCCCACTTTCTAGTCTTTGGCCTTTGTTGCTTGGCCTTCTTGGAGACTTTCTCAGCTTGTTCTTCCAAACGACCCATCGCGCCCCGACCAGAGCCCCTTCTGCCACCCGGGGCGTCCCCGAGAGCTGTGGTCCGTCCTGCTGACGGCAACTTTACGGCAGTACCTTTCTCACTCTTAGAACACGCTGCTCCCCGGCCACCTGCTGCCGTGACACAGCTGCAGTTTCTTCTAAACTCGCTGCTTCGTGGGAGGCTGCGCCCGCGTCCTCGGCGTCGTGCACGTTTGCGCGTGCACTGTGGTCGGCGAACGTTCTGTAGTTAGGACGCAAGGTCAGGGCGGGCAGTGCCGAGAGGTGCAGAGGGCATCCTGGGCCTGGTGGCGTCCTCACGGGCCTCTGCCCACGGACTCTGTCTCCAGGGAGCGTTGCTGCTGATGAGTTTCGACGCGAACTCTGCGCTCCTGGCGTGTGTTGAGCTGGAGGAGTCAGATGCCGGTTCCCTCTGGGAACCAGGGCCAATGGCGAGCCCGAGCTCTTCTTGGGTGAAGCTGAACTGAAACGCACAGTGGT encodes:
- the LOC123931445 gene encoding T-cell-interacting, activating receptor on myeloid cells protein 1-like isoform X1 produces the protein MIPEFLCLLCFGLCAGQGSRGTDESLPKPSLRAWPSSVMPRSGNVTLRCQTSTKNVNFVLRKGKVPLESVQSWISTDGLAEFQLTDLQTNSAGEYTCDYYRREPPHTRSQPSDVLLLLVTGDLPKPSLQAHQRGEVTAGDTVTLQCQRPDNIFAPVMFALLKAEMAGPIRVQSPVGKETDFSLPTVTVNDAGNYSCVYFMMKAPFLTSQPSSRLEIRVTGEEYRRGNRHLVPEWLSAEGRRQDRAGDSRASLTPADVQTLSGRGSPQTASSAMKVSPTMKPAQCPGCHEFGQKQVGHKIFEFVKVCTSCHRRQDVTPCEQLESRDPVFFSSVCPVSAQALAHSRTP
- the LOC123931445 gene encoding T-cell-interacting, activating receptor on myeloid cells protein 1-like isoform X2, which codes for MIPEFLCLLCFGLCAGQGSRGTDESLPKPSLRAWPSSVMPRSGNVTLRCQTSTKNVNFVLRKGKVPLESVQSWISTDGLAEFQLTDLQTNSAGEYTCDYYRREPPHTRSQPSDVLLLLVTGDLPKPSLQAHQRGEVTAGDTVTLQCQRPDNIFAPVMFALLKAEMAGPIRVQSPVGKETDFSLPTVTVNDAGNYSCVYFMMKAPFLTSQPSSRLEIRVTAPPGAASRDYTSGNFIRLGLAAVTVVIMGAFVVEAWCSQKESPRGST